CCAGCGAGAATTGCGGCGACGTTGGCGGCGATGGTGCCGACGCGGCGCGCCTCGATGACGGGAAGCTCGGTGCTTTGGACGTGGCGAACGGCCTTGCCGATGAAGCCCTTGCGCGAGAGGCCGACGAGCAGCGGGCGGCCAAGCTCGTGGAGACGAGGCAGACCGGCGAGCAGGACGAGATTTTCGTCGTCGACTTTGCCGAAGCCGAAGCCAGGGTCGATGAGGATGCTGTCGCTGGGCAAACCTGAGGCCTCGGCGAGTGTAAGGCGCTCGCACAAACCTGAGAAGACGATGGGCAGCACCTTGGACGCCGGAAGGCGCGTCTGTAGCTTCCACTGCGGCGGACGGCCGCGCGCGTGCATGAGCACGAGGCCACAGCCGGCGCCGGCGATGGTGCGCGCCATGTCGGTGTCCCACTCGAGGCCGGAGACGTCGTTGATGATTTCGGCGCCGGCGCGGATGGCGGCGCGCGCGGTGGAGGCGTGATAGGTGTCGATGGAGACGACGGCGTGCGGGCGCTCGCGCAGGAGGCCTTCGAGCACGGGCAGGAGTCGTGCCTGCTCCTCGGTGGCGGAGAGCGGAGTGGCGCCGGGGCGGGTGGATTCTGCGCCGAGGTCGACGATGTCGGCGCCGTTGTCGTGTGCCTGGATCGCGGCGGCGATTGCCTGCTCGTCCGGGCGGTAGCCGAAGCCGTCGCCGGAGAAGCTGTCCGGGGTGAGATTGATGATGGCCATCAGGAACGTGCGACTGCCGAGCTCCAGAGTTTTGGTGCGGAGCTGCCAGCGGTACAACGGACGTGCGGCAAGCGACATTCGCGACATTGTAGACACATTGGACGAGTGAGTTGTCAACCGGGTTCCAAGGAAATTTGCGGTAGATGAATATCGCGATTGCGAGAGCAACAGAAAGAGCTCTCACGTAGACTGCGTTGCATGCGAATGAGGATGCGCGGATTTGTCTGTGCGCCGTTGTGGGCTGTGATGGTGTGGAATTGCGGCGCGGCTGCGCAGACTGCAGAGACACCCGCACAAGCGCCGGCGCATGTAGTGTTTCCGGGTGGGGCGGCGAGTCCGCTGGGCGCGCAGATTAATGCACTGCTGGCGGATCCGGGTGTGAGCCGCGCGCACTGGGGCATCGCGGTAACGGCGATGGACGGGACACCGATTTATGGGCTGGATGAGGGCAAGCTGTTCCGGCCGGCGTCGAATGCGAAGTTGTTTACGACCGCCGCGGCGATGGCGCTGCTAGGGCCGGATGCGACGGTGACGACGAATATCGTCGGAGATCTGGATTCGCACGGAACGGTGAAGGGCGATCTGACGATTGTGGGTGCCGGCGATGCGAACCTGGCGAGCGATGACCTGCCGTATGTTCCGCCGTCGCTGCGGCCGAAAGGGCCACAGCCGCAAGGGGTTGGGCTGGATGATCTGCGCGCAATGGCGGATCAACTTGTGGCGAAGGGCGTGAAGCGGGTCACAGGGCGGATCGTTGGTGATGACACGGCGTTTGTGCATGAGCCATTTCCGGAGTCGTGGGACGTCGGCGACTTGGTGTGGGGCTATGGCGCGCCGGTCAGTGCTCTCACGATCGCGGATAACGAGCTGAAACTGACGATGACGCCGGGCGCGGCAACCGGGCCGAAGGGGCATGAGCGGTATACGCCGGGCACGGTAACGCTGGAGCAGAATGGCGTGCCGTATTACACGGTGAATTCGGAACTGCAAGTGACACCGGCAGGCACAGGCAGTCACGTGAATGTGGAGCGGACGGCGGGAAGCCGCGTGCTGCGGGTGTATGGAGAGATGGCTGTCGATGCGCAGCCGGATGTGGAGCATGTGAGCATCGACGATCCTGCGTTGTATGCGGCGATGGCGCTGAAGCAGATGCTGTTGCAACGCGGGATCGAGGTGCGTGGTGAGGCTGCGGTGACGCATTTCCAGCCGCAGGATGGACGCGGGTTCCTGAGCATCGTGGATGCGCCAGCGACACCCTGTGAGGCGATGCGATCAGGAGAGCCCGGAGCAATCTGTGCTGGAAGCTGCCTCTACGAGCCTCCTCCGGGCAAGGGCGTGTCGGATTTGGCGACGCATACGTCAGCGCCG
This genomic interval from Acidobacteriaceae bacterium contains the following:
- the dacB gene encoding D-alanyl-D-alanine carboxypeptidase/D-alanyl-D-alanine-endopeptidase translates to MRGFVCAPLWAVMVWNCGAAAQTAETPAQAPAHVVFPGGAASPLGAQINALLADPGVSRAHWGIAVTAMDGTPIYGLDEGKLFRPASNAKLFTTAAAMALLGPDATVTTNIVGDLDSHGTVKGDLTIVGAGDANLASDDLPYVPPSLRPKGPQPQGVGLDDLRAMADQLVAKGVKRVTGRIVGDDTAFVHEPFPESWDVGDLVWGYGAPVSALTIADNELKLTMTPGAATGPKGHERYTPGTVTLEQNGVPYYTVNSELQVTPAGTGSHVNVERTAGSRVLRVYGEMAVDAQPDVEHVSIDDPALYAAMALKQMLLQRGIEVRGEAAVTHFQPQDGRGFLSIVDAPATPCEAMRSGEPGAICAGSCLYEPPPGKGVSDLATHTSAPLVSDVTLTLKVSQNLHAELLLHRLGRTAWCGKGSTAQGARVVRQFLLNAGLDGGDFVFYDGSGLSGHDLVTPRATAQLLAYAAKQPWFAQWKEALPVGGEDGTLASRFPDPPLKDHLFAKTGTLGESRALSGYVDTASGKQVIFSIFVDDHAPSGSDDRKVMDEIVAAIAANE
- the folP gene encoding dihydropteroate synthase, translating into MSLAARPLYRWQLRTKTLELGSRTFLMAIINLTPDSFSGDGFGYRPDEQAIAAAIQAHDNGADIVDLGAESTRPGATPLSATEEQARLLPVLEGLLRERPHAVVSIDTYHASTARAAIRAGAEIINDVSGLEWDTDMARTIAGAGCGLVLMHARGRPPQWKLQTRLPASKVLPIVFSGLCERLTLAEASGLPSDSILIDPGFGFGKVDDENLVLLAGLPRLHELGRPLLVGLSRKGFIGKAVRHVQSTELPVIEARRVGTIAANVAAILAGAHVLRVHELQAAREAAAIADALLDVEEPSMRKVVGYDA